From a single Pirellulales bacterium genomic region:
- the hisH gene encoding imidazole glycerol phosphate synthase subunit HisH, which produces MIAIIDYQMGNLRSVQKALEWVGQQAVITSSADEIAKADKVILPGVGAFEDAIAELRRRDLVGPIKDTIAADKPFLGICLGLQLLFDVSYENGVHEGLGVLAGEVLRFEVPTALKVPHMGWNGLTIRRRPPMLEGIADGTHVYFVHSYYVKPRDPDVIATETDYGGPFCSMIWRGNLFATQFHPEKSQSDGLRLLWNFAAPC; this is translated from the coding sequence ATGATCGCCATTATCGACTATCAAATGGGCAACCTTCGCAGCGTGCAGAAGGCGCTGGAATGGGTGGGGCAACAGGCTGTTATTACCAGTTCCGCCGATGAAATTGCGAAAGCCGATAAAGTCATTCTACCCGGCGTGGGGGCGTTTGAAGATGCCATTGCTGAGTTGCGACGACGCGATTTGGTGGGGCCAATCAAAGACACCATCGCCGCCGATAAGCCGTTTTTGGGAATCTGCCTGGGCCTCCAACTGCTGTTCGACGTGAGCTACGAAAACGGCGTGCACGAAGGCTTGGGAGTTCTGGCCGGCGAAGTACTGCGGTTTGAAGTGCCGACAGCACTGAAAGTGCCGCACATGGGCTGGAACGGTTTGACCATTCGTCGGCGGCCGCCGATGCTGGAAGGCATTGCCGATGGCACGCATGTGTACTTTGTGCATAGCTATTATGTGAAGCCGCGCGATCCGGACGTGATCGCCACGGAAACCGATTACGGCGGCCCGTTTTGCTCCATGATTTGGCGCGGCAACCTCTTTGCCACACAATTCCATCCCGAAAAGAGCCAGTCCGATGGCTTGCGGCTGCTGTGGAATTTTGCGGCGCCCTGCTAG
- a CDS encoding OmpA family protein translates to MPGNYSRQFAIALLALAMAGCQQNPFAASPPPQPSVYQQQQQLAMLQQQQTLQSRTSSLDIDNQDLQTKLAQAQQQNHLLQDQLTVTREQLNSTTQQLTQTRESQQSTEQQAQVMAASMRKRNAASISANNSLERNLPTINIPGVEVRQDGDVVRVEMPVDRLFNPGTAQIRQDAVPMLDTVASELEHSYPMQIIGVEGHTDSDPPPPGVFATDHQLSIARAAAVFDYLTTRGRMRPQQLFVVGHGANHPVVSNASLPGKARNRRVELVVYPDQWQQ, encoded by the coding sequence ATGCCGGGCAATTACAGCCGGCAATTTGCAATTGCACTTTTGGCGCTGGCCATGGCCGGCTGTCAACAGAATCCGTTCGCAGCTTCACCGCCGCCGCAACCATCGGTGTACCAACAGCAGCAACAGCTGGCCATGCTGCAGCAACAGCAAACATTGCAAAGCCGCACCAGTTCGTTGGATATAGACAATCAAGATTTGCAAACCAAGCTAGCCCAAGCGCAGCAACAAAATCATTTGCTGCAAGATCAGTTGACCGTAACGCGCGAACAACTCAACAGCACTACGCAGCAATTAACGCAGACCCGTGAATCGCAGCAGAGCACCGAGCAGCAAGCACAAGTAATGGCCGCCAGCATGCGCAAGCGGAACGCGGCTTCGATCAGCGCCAACAACAGCCTGGAACGCAATCTGCCGACGATCAACATTCCCGGCGTCGAAGTCCGGCAAGATGGCGACGTGGTGCGGGTGGAAATGCCCGTCGACCGGTTGTTCAATCCCGGCACGGCGCAAATTCGCCAGGATGCCGTGCCGATGCTGGACACGGTGGCCAGCGAATTGGAACACTCGTATCCCATGCAAATTATCGGCGTGGAAGGGCACACCGATTCCGATCCCCCGCCGCCAGGTGTGTTTGCGACGGACCATCAACTTTCGATTGCCCGGGCCGCCGCCGTGTTCGATTATCTCACTACCCGGGGACGCATGCGGCCACAGCAATTGTTTGTCGTCGGCCATGGAGCGAATCACCCGGTGGTTTCCAATGCGTCGCTGCCAGGCAAAGCCCGCAATCGCCGCGTGGAATTGGTGGTATACCCGGATCAGTGGCAACAATGA